In Brevundimonas subvibrioides, a genomic segment contains:
- a CDS encoding ABC transporter ATP-binding protein: MAALVLDGVSKRYGEFQAVRDLSFQVQKGTICGFLGPNGAGKTSTLRMILGLQSATSGSISILGAPDGRKVRDRIGFLPEERGLYKKMTPVDAIAFFGSLKGLPNSEGRKRAREMLEAQGLGASRNKKMKELSKGMAQKVQLIASVVHRPEFVILDEPFSGLDPVNQQGLEAVIRDLAANGATVLFSTHVMQHAERLCDQVVLVARGRKAFDGTVAEARATSRRFLELEGEIAEAAVAGLPGVTGVEVTSERDGVRLLKAALAPGANGQEALKAAFVTGLDVRRFELKEPTLHDAFIDLTGDHPDQDQSVARPAASLETVR, translated from the coding sequence ATGGCGGCTTTGGTTCTGGATGGCGTCAGCAAGCGCTATGGCGAGTTTCAGGCGGTCCGCGACCTGAGCTTTCAGGTTCAGAAGGGCACGATCTGTGGCTTTCTGGGACCCAACGGCGCGGGCAAGACCTCGACCCTCCGCATGATCCTGGGCCTGCAGTCGGCCACGAGCGGATCCATCTCGATCCTTGGCGCGCCGGACGGGCGCAAGGTGCGCGACCGGATCGGCTTCCTGCCGGAGGAGCGCGGCCTCTACAAGAAGATGACCCCCGTCGATGCGATCGCCTTCTTCGGGTCGCTCAAGGGGCTGCCGAATTCCGAGGGGCGCAAGCGCGCCAGGGAGATGCTGGAGGCCCAGGGGCTCGGTGCGTCGCGCAACAAGAAGATGAAGGAGCTGTCCAAGGGTATGGCCCAGAAGGTCCAGCTGATCGCCTCTGTCGTGCACCGACCGGAGTTCGTCATCCTGGACGAACCGTTCAGCGGGCTGGATCCGGTCAACCAGCAGGGGCTGGAGGCGGTGATCCGCGATCTGGCGGCCAATGGCGCGACGGTTCTGTTCTCCACCCATGTCATGCAGCACGCCGAGCGGCTGTGCGATCAGGTCGTCCTGGTTGCGCGGGGCCGAAAGGCGTTCGACGGCACGGTGGCCGAGGCGAGGGCGACCTCGCGTCGTTTCCTGGAGCTCGAGGGCGAGATCGCCGAGGCGGCGGTCGCCGGCCTGCCCGGTGTCACGGGCGTCGAGGTGACGTCCGAACGGGATGGCGTGCGCCTGCTGAAGGCGGCCCTGGCCCCCGGTGCCAATGGGCAGGAAGCCTTGAAAGCCGCCTTCGTCACGGGTCTGGACGTCCGTCGGTTCGAGTTGAAGGAGCCGACGCTGCATGACGCCTTCATCGACCTGACCGGCGATCATCCCGATCAGGATCAGAGCGTCGCGCGACCTGCCGCCAGTCTGGAGACCGTTCGATGA
- the msrB gene encoding peptide-methionine (R)-S-oxide reductase MsrB: MTDTADPRALRSAAGFDLTPPSESQRVALEADLNAEEKRVLLSHGTEAPFCGVLLGEKRPGVFCCRECGLPLFKATTKFESGTGWPSFTQPVDEAHVTAIVDRSYGMTRTETTCARCGSHQGHVFPDGPPPTGLRYCINSVALQFVEEGRPLPDPLGRGDGIA, encoded by the coding sequence ATGACAGACACCGCAGACCCCCGTGCCCTTCGTTCCGCCGCCGGCTTTGACCTGACCCCGCCCAGCGAAAGCCAGCGCGTGGCGCTGGAGGCTGATCTGAACGCGGAGGAGAAGCGGGTCCTCCTCAGCCACGGCACCGAGGCCCCGTTCTGCGGCGTCCTGCTGGGTGAAAAACGGCCCGGCGTCTTTTGCTGTCGCGAATGCGGCCTGCCGCTGTTCAAGGCGACGACCAAGTTCGAGAGCGGTACCGGCTGGCCCAGCTTCACCCAACCGGTGGACGAGGCACATGTCACCGCGATCGTGGACCGGTCTTACGGCATGACGCGGACCGAGACGACCTGCGCCCGGTGCGGCAGCCATCAGGGCCACGTCTTTCCCGACGGACCGCCCCCCACAGGCCTGCGGTACTGCATCAATTCGGTCGCCCTTCAGTTCGTGGAAGAGGGCCGCCCCTTGCCCGATCCGCTGGGGCGCGGCGACGGGATCGCATGA
- the murA gene encoding UDP-N-acetylglucosamine 1-carboxyvinyltransferase, with protein sequence MDSITVHGGNTLHGSIPVSGAKNSAIKLMAASILTDQPLLLTNMPRLADTKFLGRLLQQFGISVTERDGADGQETLFGAREITSTFAPYDLVRQMRASFNVLGPLLARTGHARVSLPGGCTIGARPVDLHIDALTRLGASIHLEEGYVSAVAPGGLRGAEIEFPFVSVGATEHTLMAATLAQGTTVLKRAAREPEIGDLARCLVMMGARIEGIDTDTLVIEGVTSLNGGSWSVIPDRIEMGSYVCAAAMAGGEVRLTKGRAGLIQSLTDRLVESGVEITPTDDGVIVKRDPAVRLKAVDVATEVYPGFATDLQAQFMALMTTAEGVSVIHENIFENRFMHAPELMRLGAEISVHAGEAHVTGVERLKGAPVMATDLRASVSLVIAGLVAEGETSIGRVYHLDRGFERLEEKLGACGADIRRVKGPPVEGPGDDH encoded by the coding sequence ATGGACAGCATCACGGTTCACGGGGGCAACACCCTCCACGGTTCGATTCCCGTCAGCGGGGCCAAGAACTCGGCCATCAAGCTGATGGCGGCGTCGATCCTGACCGACCAGCCGCTGCTGCTGACCAATATGCCGCGCCTGGCCGACACGAAATTTCTTGGCCGTCTGCTGCAGCAATTCGGAATTTCAGTCACCGAGCGGGACGGGGCCGACGGGCAGGAAACGCTGTTCGGTGCGCGCGAGATCACGTCGACCTTCGCGCCCTACGATCTGGTGCGCCAGATGCGGGCCAGCTTCAACGTCCTGGGGCCGCTGCTGGCCCGGACCGGTCATGCCAGGGTTTCGTTGCCGGGCGGCTGCACCATCGGGGCGCGTCCGGTCGATCTGCACATCGACGCCCTGACCCGTCTGGGGGCCTCCATCCATCTGGAAGAGGGCTATGTGTCGGCCGTGGCACCGGGCGGCCTCCGGGGGGCGGAGATCGAGTTTCCCTTCGTGTCGGTCGGCGCGACCGAGCATACGCTGATGGCCGCGACCCTGGCGCAGGGGACGACCGTCCTGAAACGCGCCGCGCGCGAGCCCGAGATCGGCGATCTGGCCCGCTGCCTGGTCATGATGGGCGCCAGGATCGAGGGCATCGATACCGACACCCTGGTGATCGAGGGCGTGACGTCGCTGAACGGCGGAAGCTGGTCCGTGATCCCCGACCGGATCGAAATGGGGTCCTATGTCTGCGCCGCCGCCATGGCGGGGGGCGAGGTGCGTCTGACCAAGGGGCGGGCCGGGCTGATCCAGAGCCTGACCGACCGTCTGGTCGAGTCCGGGGTCGAGATCACGCCGACCGACGATGGCGTCATCGTCAAACGGGATCCGGCCGTCCGGCTGAAGGCCGTGGACGTCGCGACCGAGGTCTATCCCGGTTTCGCGACCGATCTGCAGGCCCAGTTCATGGCGTTGATGACGACGGCCGAGGGGGTCAGCGTCATCCACGAGAACATCTTCGAGAACCGGTTCATGCATGCGCCGGAACTGATGCGGCTGGGGGCCGAGATTTCGGTTCATGCCGGCGAGGCCCATGTGACGGGGGTCGAGCGGCTGAAGGGCGCGCCCGTGATGGCGACCGACCTGCGGGCCTCGGTCAGCCTGGTCATCGCCGGTCTGGTCGCGGAGGGTGAAACCAGCATCGGACGCGTCTATCATCTGGATCGCGGTTTCGAGCGGCTCGAGGAAAAGCTCGGGGCGTGCGGGGCCGACATCCGGCGGGTGAAGGGCCCGCCCGTCGAAGGACCGGGTGATGACCACTGA
- a CDS encoding UPF0262 family protein, whose translation MTEQRLASVDLDEATLPSATAEIEHERRVAIFDLVEKNVFAPEGADAGPYGLKLSLQDNRLVFDIAGIDFARTYALSLTPLKSVLKDYLMICDSYYEALRGSSASQIEAVDMGRRGLHNEGAELLKARLDGKIAIDHETARRLFTLVCALYRRG comes from the coding sequence ATGACCGAACAGCGCCTGGCCTCCGTCGATCTGGACGAGGCGACCCTGCCGTCGGCGACCGCCGAGATCGAACACGAGCGCCGGGTGGCGATCTTCGATCTGGTGGAAAAGAACGTCTTCGCGCCGGAGGGGGCCGATGCCGGACCTTATGGGCTGAAGCTGTCGCTTCAGGACAACCGGCTGGTGTTCGACATCGCCGGCATCGACTTCGCCCGCACCTATGCCCTGTCCCTGACGCCGCTGAAGAGCGTGCTGAAGGATTATCTGATGATCTGCGACAGCTATTACGAAGCCCTGCGCGGCTCGTCGGCCAGCCAGATCGAGGCCGTCGACATGGGGCGGCGCGGTCTGCACAACGAGGGGGCCGAGCTTCTGAAGGCGCGGCTCGACGGCAAGATCGCCATCGATCACGAGACGGCGCGCAGACTTTTCACTCTCGTCTGCGCCCTGTATCGCCGGGGCTAG
- a CDS encoding DUF2948 family protein, which produces MTTEPLTAEEDEAIRAAGGNNAPLRLLAEDDQDLAIISAALQDSILRPADIVWEKGARRLTIELSRFCWECGGTRVRAAMQFGDVQAVKSRGLPRLPDAPLELLAIHFIEGEAPSGKVILMFAGGGDLRVDVECLDAVVADLSERWQASVTPTHLDGSAE; this is translated from the coding sequence ATGACCACTGAACCCCTGACGGCCGAGGAGGATGAGGCCATCCGGGCCGCCGGCGGGAACAATGCGCCGCTGCGCCTGCTGGCCGAGGACGATCAGGACCTGGCCATCATTTCGGCTGCGCTTCAGGACTCCATCCTGCGCCCCGCCGACATCGTCTGGGAAAAGGGCGCGCGACGTCTGACGATCGAGCTCAGCCGGTTCTGCTGGGAATGCGGCGGCACCCGGGTGCGGGCGGCCATGCAGTTCGGCGATGTCCAGGCGGTGAAGAGCCGGGGCCTGCCACGGCTGCCCGACGCGCCGCTGGAGTTGCTGGCCATCCATTTCATCGAGGGCGAGGCCCCCAGTGGCAAGGTCATCCTGATGTTCGCCGGCGGTGGCGATCTGAGGGTCGACGTCGAATGCCTGGACGCGGTGGTGGCCGACCTGTCCGAACGCTGGCAGGCCAGTGTCACGCCCACCCATCTGGACGGAAGCGCCGAATGA
- a CDS encoding M23 family metallopeptidase, producing MRRLQTAVRSLLTHSGQTVALIGVAVLAMAMAPAAAPSLTEVEVPEAVPVVAVAAPAGPVMREMTFDEPVPGFAINSRFGMRRLGGEPGARMHKGIDIAAPTGTTVFAAAEGEVIRIGHDPEGYGNFIEMRHPNGMTTLYGHLSRIDVASGDRIGARERIGLVGSTGYSTGPHLHFEVRRAGAQVNPARVMGQVFEVAVEMPPPGPSAS from the coding sequence ATGCGCCGACTGCAGACCGCCGTCCGATCCCTGTTGACCCACTCCGGCCAGACGGTGGCGCTGATCGGCGTTGCCGTACTGGCCATGGCCATGGCACCGGCGGCCGCGCCGTCCCTGACGGAGGTCGAGGTCCCGGAGGCCGTCCCTGTGGTGGCTGTCGCCGCGCCCGCTGGTCCGGTGATGCGCGAGATGACATTTGACGAGCCGGTGCCGGGCTTCGCCATCAACTCCCGCTTCGGAATGCGGCGGCTGGGCGGGGAGCCGGGTGCCCGAATGCACAAGGGGATCGATATCGCGGCCCCGACCGGCACCACGGTCTTTGCCGCAGCCGAGGGTGAGGTCATTCGCATCGGCCATGATCCGGAGGGCTACGGCAACTTCATCGAGATGCGCCATCCCAACGGCATGACGACCCTTTACGGCCACCTGAGCCGGATCGACGTCGCATCGGGCGACCGGATCGGCGCGCGCGAGCGGATCGGCCTTGTCGGCTCGACGGGCTATTCCACGGGGCCCCATCTGCATTTCGAGGTCCGCAGGGCCGGGGCCCAGGTCAATCCGGCCCGTGTGATGGGGCAGGTGTTCGAGGTGGCCGTGGAAATGCCGCCACCCGGTCCCTCTGCGTCCTGA